A part of Brassica rapa cultivar Chiifu-401-42 chromosome A05, CAAS_Brap_v3.01, whole genome shotgun sequence genomic DNA contains:
- the LOC103867352 gene encoding uncharacterized protein LOC103867352 isoform X1: MTEAFEGWNQWLEDPCLFWRPGDYNYQTPKHDPKKAIYTPEQEQERFTEEVENSEGFDIDFDSFRCVFNYHRAYLDANEFVDEPDTTGDLLVRLSKEALDGSNATYKTDFEFVSVVKANFHYSAGFMFLITFEVRDPYDGLIKPFQARVRHLKHTFTEHVFCRPKPNAGVEYYGLPRQILRKIPRNKGSTISSKCLLLYILG; the protein is encoded by the exons ATGACTGAAGCATTTGAAG GCTGGAATCAATGGCTCGAAGATCCGTGTTTGTTTTGGCGACCTGGGGATTATAACTATCAGACGCCTAAGCATGATCCCAAAAAGGCTATCTACACACCTGAGCAAGAGCAAGAACGATTTACGGAAGAAGTAGAAAATAGCGAG GGTTTCGACATCGATTTCGATAGCTTCCGTTGCGTTTTCAACTACCATCGTGCTTACCTGGACGCAAATGAGTTCGTGGATGAGCCAGACACCACTGGAGATTTACTCGTGAGGCTATCCAAGGAAGCCCTAGATGGTAGCAATGCAACATAT aagacaGATTTCGAGTTTGTGAGCGTTGTTAAAGCCAACTTTCACTACTCTGCTGGATTCATGTTTCTCATAACGTTTGAAGTTCGTGATCCTTATGATGGTCTGATCAAACCATTCCAAGCAAGGGTGCGCCACCTTAAACATACCTTCACCGAGCATGTCTTCTGCAGGCCTAAACCCAACGCCGGAG tgGAATACTATGGGCTGCCAAGACAGATTTTGAGAAAGATACCAAGAAACAAAGGTAGCACAATATCTTCCAAGTGTCTTTTACTTTACATTCTTGGATGA
- the LOC103867352 gene encoding uncharacterized protein LOC103867352 isoform X2, translating into MTEAFEGWNQWLEDPCLFWRPGDYNYQTPKHDPKKAIYTPEQEQERFTEEVENSEGFDIDFDSFRCVFNYHRAYLDANEFVDEPDTTGDLLVRLSKEALDGSNATYKTDFEFVSVVKANFHYSAGFMFLITFEVRDPYDGLIKPFQARVRHLKHTFTEHVFCRPKPNAGVEYYGLPRQILRKIPRNKDWSSRALLCYE; encoded by the exons ATGACTGAAGCATTTGAAG GCTGGAATCAATGGCTCGAAGATCCGTGTTTGTTTTGGCGACCTGGGGATTATAACTATCAGACGCCTAAGCATGATCCCAAAAAGGCTATCTACACACCTGAGCAAGAGCAAGAACGATTTACGGAAGAAGTAGAAAATAGCGAG GGTTTCGACATCGATTTCGATAGCTTCCGTTGCGTTTTCAACTACCATCGTGCTTACCTGGACGCAAATGAGTTCGTGGATGAGCCAGACACCACTGGAGATTTACTCGTGAGGCTATCCAAGGAAGCCCTAGATGGTAGCAATGCAACATAT aagacaGATTTCGAGTTTGTGAGCGTTGTTAAAGCCAACTTTCACTACTCTGCTGGATTCATGTTTCTCATAACGTTTGAAGTTCGTGATCCTTATGATGGTCTGATCAAACCATTCCAAGCAAGGGTGCGCCACCTTAAACATACCTTCACCGAGCATGTCTTCTGCAGGCCTAAACCCAACGCCGGAG tgGAATACTATGGGCTGCCAAGACAGATTTTGAGAAAGATACCAAGAAACAAAG ATTGGAGTAGTAGAGCTTTACTATGCTACGAGTAG
- the LOC103867355 gene encoding bZIP transcription factor 16 translates to MASNEMEKSSKEKEPTTPPPPPPSSQEPSSAVSAGMATPDWSGFQAYSPMPPHGFVASSPQPHPYMWGVQHMNMMPPYGTPPHPYVAMYPPGGMYGHPSMPPGSYPYSPYTMPSPNGMTEASGNTTGGTEGGDAKQSEVKEKLPIKRSRGSLGSLNMITGKNNEPGKNSGASANGAYSKSGESVSDGSSEGSDANSQNGSGSGQEGRDENGDSANAPRNGTPVSQTVPIMPMPAAGPPTNLNIGMEYWGAPTSAAIPGMHGKASAPVPGVAAPVSRDGGHSQPWLQDDREIKRQKRKQSNRESARRSRLRKQAECDELAQRAELLNEENATLRAEINRLKSQCDELTSENTSLKDQLLSFPSLEGINMDKDDQEPETYQTGVTERKADDTYKSST, encoded by the exons ATGGCTAGCAATGAGATGGAGAAATCTAGTAAAGAGAAGGAACCTACaacgcctcctcctcctcctccctctTCACAG GAGCCTTCCTCGGCTGTGAGTGCTGGCATGGCTACTCCTGATTGGTCTGGCTTTCAG gCATATTCTCCTATGCCGCCTCATGGGTTTGTGGCTTCAAGTCCACAACCTCACCCTTATATGTGGGGGGTTCAG CATATGAATATGATGCCTCCTTATGGAACTCCACCTCATCCTTATGTTGCAATGTATCCCCCAGGTGGCATGTACGGGCATCCTTCAATGCCTCCG GGATCTTATCCATATAGCCCCTATACTATGCCTTCTCCCAATGGAATGACCGAAGCTTCT GGGAATACTACAGGCGGCACTGAGGGTGGTGATGCTAAACAATCCGAAGTGAAGGAAAAATTGCCTATCAAAAGATCAAGAGGAAGCTTGGGAAGTTTGAACATGATTACAGGAAAGAACAATGAGCCTGGGAAAAACTCAGGAGCATCAGCTAATGGAGCTTACTCTAAAAG TGGAGAGAGTGTTTCTGATGGTTCAAGTGAAGGAAGTGATGCGAACTCTCAAAAT GGCTCGGGATCTGGACAAGAGGGGAGGGATG AGAATGGTGATTCTGCTAATGCCCCCCGGAATGGTACACCTGTGAGTCAGACCGTGCCAATCATGCCAATGCCAGCTGCAGGCCCACCAACGAATTTAAACATTGGGATGGAATATTGGGGCGCTCCTACTTCAGCAGCTATCCCTGGAATGCACGGGAAAGCATCTGCACCTGTTCCTGGAGTCGCTGCTCCAGTCTCTCGAGATGGTGGCCATTCACAACCCTGGTTGCAG GACGATAGAGAAATTAAGCGACAGAAGCGGAAGCAGTCCAATAGGGAGTCTGCTCGAAGATCTAGATTGCGTAAACAG GCGGAATGTGATGAACTGGCACAACGAGCTGAGTTGCTGAATGAAGAAAACGCAACTCTCAGAGCAGAAATCAACAGGCTCAAAAGCCAGTGCGATGAGCTCACCTCTGAGAATACCTCTCTCAAg GATCAGCTTCTATCATTCCCTTCACTTGAAGGCATTAACATGGACAAGGACGACCAAGAACCAGAGACCTATCAAACAGGCGTCACAGAGAGAAAGGCTGATGATACCTACAAAAGCtcaacgtga
- the LOC103867356 gene encoding probable inactive poly [ADP-ribose] polymerase SRO1 isoform X2, with protein sequence MESNFVKVLDSSFKDGPGKKRKHPDYYDSGRSFAKLQCVLSPTEKLNSGNKVNASENPSGKSLVRYYSYFKKTGVPKRVMFYENGEWTDLPDHVICSIKNDLEAKRAVIEVNWSGRCFVLDFLHMHRLDLETGVRTHLAWIDIAGKCFFPEVYERDCEEDQCEIKLHLEVDVNGVVQPSLDESSEDSCSSIGTNMFSGLKPADEEEVDVEAVKEKFVLGMATLGDVELLNAYRFSGDITKARQSLFNKQADITKSRRGDANIRYAWVPVKKKLLSSVMKHGLGVGGEFIKKSKYGVGVHLTAANCPYFSATHCDIDENGVRHMVLCRVIMGNMEPLCGDRAQFFTGGEEYDNGVDNVLSPKHYLVWNMNVNTHVYPEFVVSFKLLSIPNAEGGLLSENSRLTLEGAKGSVSNGTGRVTNGDKSAGSALMPYPLLFNAISSKVAQEEMDLITSDYQQLREKKISREEFSRKLRVIVGDDDLLRTTITSLQRLPSMKMKPVPGGYCR encoded by the exons ATGGAATCAAACTTCGTCAAGGTATTGGATAGTAGTTTTAAAGATGGACCTGGAAAAAAGAGAAAGCATCCTGATTACTATGATTCTGGAAGGTCATTCGCAAAGCTGCAATGTGTGCTCTCACCAACCGAAAAGCTTAATAGTGGAAACAAAGTTAATGCTTCTGAGAATCCCTCTGGCAAGTCTTTGGTCAGATACTACTCTTACTTCAAGAAGACGGGAGTGCCAAAGCGTGTGATGTTCTATGAGAACGGCGAATGGACTGACTTGCCTGACCACGTTATTTGCAGTATCAAGAACGATCTTGAAGCAAAGAGAGCTGTGATTGAGGTAAACTGGTCCGGACGCTGTTTTGTTCTTGATTTCTTACACATGCATCGCCTAGACTTGGAAACAGGTGTGAGAACCCACCTCGCATGGATTGATATAGCTGGAAAATGCTTTTTCCCCGAAGTTTATGAAAGGGACTGTGAGGAAGATCAATGTGAGATCAAGCTGCACCTTGAAGTTGATGTCAATGGTGTTGTTCAGCCATCTTTGGATGAGTCGTCAGAGGATAGCTGCAGCAGCATTGGGACTAATATGTTCTCTGGCCTCAAGCCtgctgatgaagaagaagttgaTGTAGAAGCTGTCAAAGAAAAATTTGTTTTGGGTATGGCCACTCTAGGAGATGTAGAGTTGCTTAATGCGTATCGTTTCTCAGGTGACATCACCAAAGCTCGTCAATCTCTTTTTAACAAACAAGCTGACATCACTAAGTCACGCCGAGGAGATGCAAACATTAGATACGCATGGGTTCCCGTTAAGAAGAAACTCTTATCTTCAGTCATGAAGCATGGACTTGGTGTTGGTGGAGAGTTCATCAAAAAGTCTAAGTATGGTGTTGGGGTTCACTTAACCGCTGCAAACTGCCCTTACTTCAG TGCTACACATTGTGATATTGATGAAAACGGTGTACGTCACATGGTTTTGTGCCGTGTGATAATGGGGAACATGGAGCCTCTTTGTGGTGATAGAGCGCAGTTCTTTACTGGTGGAGAAGAGTATGATAATGGAGTTGATAATGTTTTGAGTCCGAAGCATTATCTTGTCTGGAACATGAATGTGAACACTCATGTTTATCCAGAATTTGTAGTTAGCTTCAAGCTGTTGTCTATCCCCAATGCTGAAG GGGGTTTGCTTTCTGAGAACTCACGGCTCACCTTGGAAGGAGCCAAAGGTTCTGTTTCaaat GGGACAGGAAGGGTAACAAATGGAGACAAGAGTGCCGGTTCTGCTTTGATGCCTTACCCTCTGCTCTTCAATGCAATTTCAAGCAAAGTTGCTCAGGAAGAGATGGACTTGATCACTTCTGATTACCAACAACTTAGG GAGAAGAAGATTTCTAGAGAGGAATTCTCAAGGAAGCTGCGGGTGATTGTTGGAGATGATGA
- the LOC103867356 gene encoding probable inactive poly [ADP-ribose] polymerase SRO1 isoform X1 — MESNFVKVLDSSFKDGPGKKRKHPDYYDSGRSFAKLQCVLSPTEKLNSGNKVNASENPSGKSLVRYYSYFKKTGVPKRVMFYENGEWTDLPDHVICSIKNDLEAKRAVIEVNWSGRCFVLDFLHMHRLDLETGVRTHLAWIDIAGKCFFPEVYERDCEEDQCEIKLHLEVDVNGVVQPSLDESSEDSCSSIGTNMFSGLKPADEEEVDVEAVKEKFVLGMATLGDVELLNAYRFSGDITKARQSLFNKQADITKSRRGDANIRYAWVPVKKKLLSSVMKHGLGVGGEFIKKSKYGVGVHLTAANCPYFSATHCDIDENGVRHMVLCRVIMGNMEPLCGDRAQFFTGGEEYDNGVDNVLSPKHYLVWNMNVNTHVYPEFVVSFKLLSIPNAEGGLLSENSRLTLEGAKGSVSNQGTGRVTNGDKSAGSALMPYPLLFNAISSKVAQEEMDLITSDYQQLREKKISREEFSRKLRVIVGDDDLLRTTITSLQRLPSMKMKPVPGGYCR, encoded by the exons ATGGAATCAAACTTCGTCAAGGTATTGGATAGTAGTTTTAAAGATGGACCTGGAAAAAAGAGAAAGCATCCTGATTACTATGATTCTGGAAGGTCATTCGCAAAGCTGCAATGTGTGCTCTCACCAACCGAAAAGCTTAATAGTGGAAACAAAGTTAATGCTTCTGAGAATCCCTCTGGCAAGTCTTTGGTCAGATACTACTCTTACTTCAAGAAGACGGGAGTGCCAAAGCGTGTGATGTTCTATGAGAACGGCGAATGGACTGACTTGCCTGACCACGTTATTTGCAGTATCAAGAACGATCTTGAAGCAAAGAGAGCTGTGATTGAGGTAAACTGGTCCGGACGCTGTTTTGTTCTTGATTTCTTACACATGCATCGCCTAGACTTGGAAACAGGTGTGAGAACCCACCTCGCATGGATTGATATAGCTGGAAAATGCTTTTTCCCCGAAGTTTATGAAAGGGACTGTGAGGAAGATCAATGTGAGATCAAGCTGCACCTTGAAGTTGATGTCAATGGTGTTGTTCAGCCATCTTTGGATGAGTCGTCAGAGGATAGCTGCAGCAGCATTGGGACTAATATGTTCTCTGGCCTCAAGCCtgctgatgaagaagaagttgaTGTAGAAGCTGTCAAAGAAAAATTTGTTTTGGGTATGGCCACTCTAGGAGATGTAGAGTTGCTTAATGCGTATCGTTTCTCAGGTGACATCACCAAAGCTCGTCAATCTCTTTTTAACAAACAAGCTGACATCACTAAGTCACGCCGAGGAGATGCAAACATTAGATACGCATGGGTTCCCGTTAAGAAGAAACTCTTATCTTCAGTCATGAAGCATGGACTTGGTGTTGGTGGAGAGTTCATCAAAAAGTCTAAGTATGGTGTTGGGGTTCACTTAACCGCTGCAAACTGCCCTTACTTCAG TGCTACACATTGTGATATTGATGAAAACGGTGTACGTCACATGGTTTTGTGCCGTGTGATAATGGGGAACATGGAGCCTCTTTGTGGTGATAGAGCGCAGTTCTTTACTGGTGGAGAAGAGTATGATAATGGAGTTGATAATGTTTTGAGTCCGAAGCATTATCTTGTCTGGAACATGAATGTGAACACTCATGTTTATCCAGAATTTGTAGTTAGCTTCAAGCTGTTGTCTATCCCCAATGCTGAAG GGGGTTTGCTTTCTGAGAACTCACGGCTCACCTTGGAAGGAGCCAAAGGTTCTGTTTCaaat CAGGGGACAGGAAGGGTAACAAATGGAGACAAGAGTGCCGGTTCTGCTTTGATGCCTTACCCTCTGCTCTTCAATGCAATTTCAAGCAAAGTTGCTCAGGAAGAGATGGACTTGATCACTTCTGATTACCAACAACTTAGG GAGAAGAAGATTTCTAGAGAGGAATTCTCAAGGAAGCTGCGGGTGATTGTTGGAGATGATGA